In Arthrobacter sp. B3I9, the following are encoded in one genomic region:
- a CDS encoding S8 family serine peptidase produces the protein MDELPGGHRENQSSTPFTPMVLDKSVIAMPLLRILAQEGKGKDSDDASGPAPDSSPVGVILDLNLEFRGGRDKARQRLTKLIEEAKSGAGTGSAIQGINTSKTHRQYVFARLQPDVIRELVRLDQLEKSSAGQAIYRIWPDFKIGTLTTKSVSTVKADAARVSFSAFGRDMVWAVLDSGIDGSHPHFSAHKNLDVVTPLRHRDFTGSGSPLKDALGHGTHVAGIIAGTLAADAVPGNKIFAATRQRDENGEVTLSKLELEAISGMAPQCKLVSLKVLDDNGQGEVSSLIAAIDEIQRG, from the coding sequence GTGGACGAGTTGCCAGGCGGCCACCGCGAGAACCAAAGCAGTACGCCGTTCACGCCGATGGTCCTGGATAAGAGCGTCATCGCCATGCCCCTTCTTCGCATTCTCGCCCAGGAAGGGAAGGGGAAGGATTCGGACGACGCAAGCGGTCCCGCTCCTGACTCCAGCCCGGTCGGTGTGATCCTTGACCTGAATCTTGAGTTCAGAGGCGGCAGAGACAAGGCGCGCCAGCGGCTGACCAAACTGATCGAGGAAGCCAAATCCGGGGCCGGCACCGGGTCAGCCATCCAGGGGATCAATACGTCCAAGACCCACCGGCAGTACGTCTTTGCGCGGCTGCAGCCGGACGTCATTCGTGAGCTGGTAAGACTTGACCAGCTGGAAAAAAGCTCTGCCGGGCAGGCGATCTACCGGATCTGGCCCGACTTCAAGATTGGCACGCTGACCACGAAGTCTGTCAGCACTGTCAAGGCGGACGCGGCCCGCGTGTCCTTCTCGGCATTCGGCAGGGACATGGTGTGGGCCGTCCTTGATTCGGGCATAGACGGCTCACATCCACATTTCTCGGCGCACAAGAACCTTGACGTCGTGACACCGCTGCGGCACCGGGATTTCACGGGAAGCGGCAGCCCGCTGAAAGATGCTCTTGGTCACGGCACCCACGTGGCCGGCATCATCGCCGGCACTCTGGCCGCAGACGCCGTGCCGGGCAACAAAATCTTTGCTGCGACCCGTCAGCGGGACGAGAACGGCGAGGTCACCCTCTCGAAGCTTGAACTGGAAGCGATCTCGGGGATGGCCCCGCAATGCAAGCTGGTCAGCCTCAAAGTCCTGGACGACAACGGACAAGGAGAGGTCAGCAGCCTCATAGCCGCTATCGACGAAATCCAGCGGGGTTAA
- a CDS encoding S8 family serine peptidase codes for MNLSVGYAFEPEWFACGQSPLCVEVDLLVRSGVVVVTAAGNTGYGYNQTAFRGPPAAGLGMSINDPGNAELAITVGSTHREMPHVYGVSYFSSKGPTGDGRMKPDLVAPGEKILSCAAGVALQEAEGVTCLYAEDSGTSMAAPHVSGVIAAFLSVRREFIGKPEAVKNIFLSSATDLNRDRHSQGHGLVDLMRAIQSV; via the coding sequence GTGAACCTGAGCGTCGGGTATGCGTTCGAACCGGAGTGGTTCGCCTGCGGTCAGAGCCCGCTGTGCGTCGAGGTGGACCTGTTGGTCCGTTCCGGCGTGGTGGTGGTGACGGCGGCGGGAAACACCGGATACGGATACAACCAGACCGCCTTCAGGGGGCCGCCCGCTGCCGGCCTTGGGATGAGCATCAATGATCCCGGGAACGCCGAACTGGCCATCACGGTCGGCTCGACCCACCGGGAAATGCCGCACGTCTACGGAGTTTCCTACTTTTCCTCAAAGGGGCCCACCGGGGACGGACGAATGAAACCCGACCTTGTGGCCCCTGGGGAGAAGATTCTGTCCTGTGCTGCGGGAGTGGCCCTGCAGGAAGCGGAAGGCGTCACCTGCCTGTACGCGGAAGACAGCGGCACCAGCATGGCGGCCCCTCACGTTTCAGGCGTCATCGCCGCTTTCCTGTCCGTGCGACGCGAGTTCATCGGCAAACCGGAGGCCGTCAAGAACATCTTCCTTAGCTCAGCTACCGACTTGAATCGGGACCGTCATTCCCAAGGCCACGGACTGGTGGACCTGATGCGCGCGATTCAGTCCGTTTGA
- a CDS encoding M4 family metallopeptidase → MVRIHRPCCHIAPPDLLGRLAVEGKPKQREAAVRALATSAAIRSQRAVMGRLARQFNLDAGGMAGLGLRADRRQTVYDNQKMGRSFLPGVRSRGWPEPPGEDEAVNQAYDGSAATYEFYRKVLHRNSLNGAGMELVSTVHYGVGFDNAFWDGAQMVYGDGSGRIFQVGGLTRSLDVIAHELTHGVTDFTAGLVYSKQSGALNEHFSDVVGSLVKQYSLKESAAEADWLIGEGILVPELGKALRSMSQPGTAYSGDRQPSHMDDYVDLPDDNDPRNDNGGVHINSGIPNHAFYLAATALGGHAWEVAGMIWYRALTTRLGPSTQFDEAARATVDVAGELLGDAEEKAVRKAWEEVGVLS, encoded by the coding sequence ATGGTCAGAATTCACCGGCCCTGCTGCCACATCGCCCCGCCGGATCTTCTGGGCCGGCTTGCCGTCGAGGGAAAACCCAAACAGCGGGAAGCCGCGGTACGCGCGCTGGCCACGTCAGCGGCTATCCGATCGCAACGGGCTGTGATGGGCCGTTTGGCCCGCCAGTTCAACCTGGACGCCGGAGGCATGGCCGGCCTGGGCCTGCGGGCCGACCGCCGCCAAACCGTCTACGACAACCAGAAAATGGGCAGGTCATTCCTCCCCGGCGTCCGGTCCCGGGGATGGCCGGAACCACCGGGCGAAGATGAGGCGGTTAACCAGGCCTACGACGGCAGCGCGGCAACGTACGAGTTCTACCGTAAAGTCCTCCACCGTAACTCCCTGAATGGAGCCGGGATGGAGCTGGTGTCCACGGTCCACTACGGGGTGGGGTTCGACAATGCGTTCTGGGACGGCGCGCAGATGGTCTACGGCGACGGCAGCGGCCGGATCTTCCAGGTCGGCGGGTTGACCCGGTCCCTGGATGTCATCGCCCACGAGCTCACCCACGGTGTCACCGACTTCACCGCAGGACTTGTCTACAGCAAGCAATCCGGCGCCCTTAATGAACACTTTTCGGACGTCGTCGGTTCTCTCGTCAAGCAGTACAGCCTCAAGGAGTCGGCCGCCGAGGCGGACTGGCTTATCGGCGAGGGAATCCTTGTCCCCGAACTGGGCAAAGCGCTACGCTCGATGAGCCAGCCGGGCACCGCGTACTCAGGGGACCGGCAGCCAAGCCACATGGACGACTACGTCGACCTTCCCGATGACAACGACCCGCGCAACGACAATGGAGGCGTCCACATCAACTCGGGAATCCCGAACCACGCGTTCTACCTGGCGGCAACGGCGCTAGGTGGTCACGCCTGGGAGGTCGCCGGAATGATCTGGTACAGGGCACTGACCACGCGGCTGGGACCCAGCACGCAATTCGACGAGGCTGCGCGGGCCACAGTCGACGTCGCGGGCGAGCTTTTAGGCGACGCCGAGGAGAAGGCCGTAAGAAAGGCGTGGGAGGAGGTCGGGGTTTTGTCGTGA
- a CDS encoding protealysin inhibitor emfourin, giving the protein MNLTIRRGGGIAGILARTELDTNDLPRPDAETFAAEMDRSGLRDPEEPPAPGRRPDAQLYEIGWEESGRQYSRRYSEESLPEGVRQLLAWVDGRPERVESIER; this is encoded by the coding sequence GTGAACCTGACAATCCGCAGGGGCGGCGGCATCGCGGGCATTCTCGCGCGCACTGAACTCGACACGAACGACCTGCCGCGGCCTGATGCGGAAACGTTTGCCGCAGAAATGGACCGGTCGGGGCTGCGGGATCCGGAGGAACCTCCTGCCCCGGGCCGGCGGCCGGATGCCCAGCTCTACGAAATCGGCTGGGAAGAGTCCGGACGCCAGTACAGCCGCCGTTACTCCGAGGAGTCCCTGCCCGAGGGAGTCCGACAGCTCCTCGCGTGGGTGGACGGGCGGCCAGAGCGGGTCGAATCCATAGAGCGGTAG
- a CDS encoding M20/M25/M40 family metallo-hydrolase — protein MKLVLFDLGDTLESDGVLLPGAMDTLEAIRSGDTGGGPAPLLGLVSDFDMPTEPSDVPIIQQRYYDLLDDLGIRPFFEPVAERVTLSTEVGVFKPDEPVFRAAALKVHPALEFDDMLFVTENLGHVLAARRLGLAAVHVRGPGQHSGEVGTLPELVPLVQAFLERDEPVETVVLDAPPGARITLMDRIAATTARWTRLGDVLVVRAPATRAGQLLTHRGAADSSRRLVVPEERLHLVFQIGRFFQEDHPNVRVVVDKGRYLVVDVDPDLSLLDVGAHASCYAVRPLPADTVVFDQRAARPRPPTPAEEVGVPAGEVSRAAFEEALGTLAGLQTRHSTSAEFLGALEWARGRLADLGYATQVQTVPVRGGTTRNLIADSPGDGVDRELVLVTAHLDSVNVLGAAAAAPGADDNASGSAGVLAIAGALAGRSRRNDLRVVLFGGEEQGLFGSRHYVNGLDGPERARISAVINMDMVACRNSSTATVLLEGALPSQAMIDALADIAQTHTTLAVQTSLQPFNSDHVPFLDQGIPAVLTIEGTDSANDRVHSERDTLDTLDIGLALEILRMNVLFVAQALDRDIRTAQPTR, from the coding sequence GTGAAACTCGTTCTGTTCGATCTTGGTGACACGCTGGAGAGCGACGGCGTCCTTCTGCCCGGGGCGATGGACACGCTCGAGGCAATCAGATCCGGCGACACTGGAGGTGGACCGGCGCCGCTGCTGGGTCTCGTGTCGGATTTCGACATGCCGACTGAGCCGTCTGACGTTCCCATCATCCAGCAGCGGTACTACGACCTGCTTGACGACCTGGGCATCCGGCCGTTCTTCGAGCCCGTCGCGGAGCGTGTCACCCTGTCCACGGAGGTGGGCGTGTTCAAACCGGACGAGCCGGTCTTCCGGGCGGCGGCATTGAAGGTCCATCCCGCGCTGGAATTCGACGACATGCTGTTCGTCACGGAGAACCTCGGCCACGTGCTGGCCGCCCGCCGTCTCGGGCTGGCGGCCGTGCACGTGCGCGGGCCGGGTCAACACAGTGGAGAAGTGGGAACACTGCCCGAGCTCGTTCCGCTGGTGCAGGCGTTCCTCGAGCGCGACGAACCGGTGGAGACCGTTGTCCTGGACGCTCCGCCGGGCGCGCGGATCACTCTCATGGACCGCATAGCGGCCACCACGGCACGGTGGACGAGGCTCGGTGACGTACTGGTGGTGCGGGCCCCCGCCACTCGGGCGGGACAACTCCTGACGCACCGCGGAGCGGCGGATTCGTCCCGCCGCTTGGTGGTTCCCGAGGAACGTCTTCACTTGGTCTTCCAGATCGGCCGTTTCTTCCAGGAGGATCATCCCAACGTTCGGGTCGTGGTGGACAAGGGCCGCTATCTGGTTGTCGACGTCGATCCGGATCTGTCATTGCTCGACGTCGGGGCGCATGCGTCCTGTTACGCGGTCCGCCCGCTTCCGGCCGACACCGTGGTGTTTGATCAGCGGGCGGCCCGTCCCCGGCCGCCTACTCCGGCGGAGGAGGTTGGCGTCCCGGCTGGTGAGGTGTCCCGCGCGGCGTTTGAGGAAGCCCTCGGCACGCTGGCTGGCCTGCAGACACGGCACTCGACAAGTGCCGAGTTCCTCGGCGCACTCGAGTGGGCGCGGGGCCGGCTGGCGGACCTGGGCTATGCCACTCAGGTCCAAACCGTGCCCGTGCGCGGCGGGACGACCCGCAACCTCATAGCGGACAGTCCCGGGGACGGCGTGGATCGCGAGCTGGTGCTGGTCACTGCGCACCTGGATTCCGTCAACGTACTGGGGGCGGCGGCGGCCGCGCCCGGTGCTGACGACAACGCCTCGGGCAGCGCCGGCGTGCTGGCTATCGCCGGGGCACTGGCCGGGAGGTCAAGGAGGAACGACCTGCGGGTTGTCCTGTTCGGTGGCGAGGAGCAGGGCCTGTTCGGCAGCCGTCATTACGTGAACGGGCTGGACGGGCCCGAGCGCGCTCGAATCAGCGCTGTCATCAACATGGACATGGTTGCCTGCCGAAACTCCAGCACTGCGACGGTGCTCCTCGAGGGAGCCCTCCCATCGCAGGCCATGATCGACGCGCTCGCCGACATCGCCCAGACACACACCACGCTGGCCGTCCAGACCAGCCTCCAGCCGTTCAACAGCGACCATGTGCCCTTCCTCGATCAAGGCATTCCGGCGGTCTTGACGATCGAGGGAACCGACTCGGCAAATGACCG